From a single Devosia litorisediminis genomic region:
- the accD gene encoding acetyl-CoA carboxylase, carboxyltransferase subunit beta has protein sequence MNWIDNFVRPKIRSILGDKSQIAENLWVKDPESGEMVFYRDLEANQWVVPNSGYHMKIKPADRLKNFFDEGQYKLVSVPSVPVDPLRFRDQKRYTDRLKESRAKTGYEDAVLVATGKLYERDVTVAVQDFDFMGGSLGMAAGQGIITGLETAANRKTPFVLFVASGGARMQEGVLSLMQMPRTTVAVLRLREAGLPFFVVFTDPTTGGVTASYAMLGDVHIAEPGARIGFAGARVIEQTIREKLPKGFQRSEYLYEHGMVDMVVHRHDLRSTIGSLAAILTKSDAPDALASNKAPAVARSTMRDAAVAAEGDDGDLDTPPNAAHAE, from the coding sequence ATGAACTGGATCGATAATTTCGTCCGCCCCAAAATCCGCTCCATCCTGGGCGACAAGTCGCAGATTGCCGAGAATCTGTGGGTCAAGGATCCCGAGTCCGGCGAGATGGTGTTTTATCGCGATCTCGAGGCGAACCAGTGGGTCGTGCCCAATTCGGGCTACCACATGAAGATCAAGCCGGCAGACCGGCTCAAGAATTTCTTCGACGAAGGCCAGTACAAGCTGGTCAGCGTGCCCAGCGTGCCGGTCGACCCGCTGAGATTCCGCGACCAGAAACGCTATACCGACCGCCTCAAGGAAAGCCGGGCCAAGACTGGCTACGAAGACGCCGTACTGGTGGCAACGGGCAAGCTCTATGAGCGTGACGTCACCGTGGCCGTGCAGGATTTCGACTTCATGGGCGGTTCGCTCGGCATGGCGGCGGGTCAGGGCATCATCACCGGGCTGGAAACGGCGGCCAATCGCAAGACACCGTTCGTGCTGTTCGTCGCCTCGGGTGGCGCGCGCATGCAGGAAGGCGTGCTCAGCCTGATGCAGATGCCGCGCACCACGGTTGCCGTGCTGCGCCTGCGTGAAGCGGGCCTGCCCTTCTTTGTGGTGTTCACCGACCCCACCACGGGCGGGGTGACCGCGTCCTACGCCATGCTGGGCGATGTGCATATTGCCGAACCCGGCGCCCGCATCGGCTTTGCCGGCGCGCGCGTAATCGAGCAGACCATTCGCGAGAAGCTGCCCAAGGGCTTCCAGCGCTCGGAATATCTCTATGAGCATGGCATGGTCGACATGGTGGTGCACCGCCACGATCTGCGCTCGACGATTGGATCGCTGGCCGCGATCCTGACCAAGAGCGACGCGCCCGACGCGCTGGCGAGCAACAAGGCACCTGCAGTTGC
- the trpA gene encoding tryptophan synthase subunit alpha produces the protein MTTRIDTRFAALKTEGRPALVTFVMAGDPDLATGQAILEALPRAGADIIELGMPFSDPMADGVAIQLGGQRALAAGQTLRGVLGMVEDFRRKDETTPIVLMGYYNPIYIFGVDKFVAAAKEAGVDGLIIVDLPPEEDDELCLPAMAAGLNFIRLTTPTTDDKRLPAVLKNSSGFVYYVSMTGVTGAAIKSRGAVGDAVDRIKSHTDLPVAVGFGIKTAEDAADIGKHADGIVVGSVLVDAVAQSLVDGKASDTTVSAVRDLVADLAGGVKRARR, from the coding sequence ATGACCACACGTATCGATACGCGTTTTGCTGCGCTCAAGACCGAAGGGCGCCCGGCGCTGGTGACCTTCGTGATGGCGGGCGATCCTGATCTGGCGACCGGCCAGGCCATTCTTGAAGCCCTGCCGCGGGCAGGCGCCGACATTATCGAGCTGGGTATGCCGTTCTCGGACCCGATGGCGGATGGCGTGGCCATTCAGCTGGGCGGGCAGCGGGCGCTGGCAGCGGGGCAGACCCTGCGCGGCGTGCTGGGCATGGTCGAGGATTTCCGCCGCAAGGATGAGACCACGCCGATCGTGCTGATGGGCTATTACAACCCGATCTATATCTTTGGCGTCGACAAATTTGTGGCCGCGGCCAAAGAAGCGGGCGTGGACGGGCTGATCATTGTCGATCTGCCGCCCGAGGAAGATGACGAACTGTGCCTGCCAGCGATGGCGGCAGGGCTCAATTTCATTCGCCTGACCACGCCAACCACCGATGACAAGCGGCTACCCGCTGTGCTGAAGAATTCGTCGGGCTTTGTCTATTATGTGTCGATGACCGGGGTGACCGGGGCGGCGATCAAGTCGCGCGGCGCGGTGGGCGATGCGGTGGACCGTATCAAGAGCCACACCGATCTGCCCGTGGCAGTGGGTTTTGGCATCAAGACCGCCGAAGACGCCGCCGATATCGGCAAGCATGCTGATGGCATTGTGGTGGGTTCGGTGCTGGTGGATGCGGTGGCGCAATCGCTGGTGGACGGCAAGGCGAGCGATACAACGGTCAGCGCGGTGCGCGATCTGGTGGCCGATCTGGCCGGTGGCGTGAAACGCGCCCGGAGATAG
- the trpB gene encoding tryptophan synthase subunit beta, with protein sequence MDTDGLNSLRNGPDENGRFGIFGGRFVAETLMPLILDLEAHYRAAQKDPAFKAELGGLSTHYAGRPSPLYFAERLTQHLGGAKVWFKREELNHTGSHKINNCLGQILLAKRMGKTRVIAETGAGQHGVATATVCAKFDLPCTIFMGATDVERQMPNVLRMKMLGAEVRAVTAGAGTLKDAMNEALRDWVTNVESTYYLIGTAAGPHPYPEMVRDFQSVIGTEIKEQFASSEGGLPDAVVACVGGGSNAIGTFHAFLDDPEVKLYGAEAGGHGIDTENGHAASMTGGTPGVLHGNRTYLLQDADGQILEGHSISAGLDYPGVGPEHSFLHDTKRVTYAPITDDEALAAFQLCTKLEGIIPALESAHGLAQLMKVAPTMGKDQSIVLCLSGRGDKDVESVGKYLGLL encoded by the coding sequence GTGGACACCGACGGCCTGAATTCCTTGCGCAACGGTCCTGACGAGAATGGCCGGTTCGGCATTTTTGGCGGCCGGTTTGTTGCCGAAACGCTGATGCCGCTGATCCTGGATCTTGAAGCCCATTACCGGGCGGCCCAGAAGGACCCCGCGTTCAAGGCCGAACTGGGTGGTCTGTCGACCCATTATGCGGGCCGGCCGAGCCCGCTCTATTTCGCCGAACGGCTGACCCAGCATCTGGGCGGCGCCAAGGTTTGGTTCAAGCGCGAAGAACTCAACCATACCGGCAGCCACAAGATCAATAATTGCCTGGGGCAGATCCTGCTGGCCAAGCGCATGGGCAAGACGCGGGTGATCGCCGAAACCGGCGCGGGCCAGCATGGCGTGGCAACCGCGACGGTGTGCGCCAAGTTCGACCTGCCCTGTACCATCTTCATGGGCGCCACCGACGTTGAACGGCAGATGCCCAATGTGCTGCGCATGAAAATGCTGGGCGCTGAAGTGCGCGCCGTGACGGCCGGCGCCGGTACGCTCAAAGACGCGATGAACGAAGCGCTGCGCGACTGGGTGACCAATGTCGAGAGCACCTATTACCTGATCGGCACGGCAGCGGGTCCGCACCCCTATCCGGAAATGGTGCGCGATTTCCAGAGCGTGATCGGCACCGAAATCAAGGAACAGTTCGCCAGCAGCGAAGGCGGTCTGCCTGATGCGGTGGTGGCCTGTGTGGGCGGCGGCAGCAATGCCATCGGCACCTTCCATGCGTTTTTGGATGACCCCGAGGTCAAGCTGTATGGCGCCGAAGCGGGCGGGCATGGCATCGACACCGAAAACGGCCACGCCGCCTCGATGACCGGCGGAACGCCCGGCGTGCTGCATGGCAATCGCACCTATCTGCTGCAGGACGCTGACGGGCAGATTCTCGAGGGCCACTCGATTTCGGCCGGGCTGGATTATCCCGGTGTTGGCCCCGAGCATTCGTTCCTGCATGACACTAAGCGCGTCACCTATGCGCCCATCACCGATGATGAGGCGCTGGCCGCGTTCCAGTTGTGCACCAAGCTTGAAGGCATCATCCCGGCGCTCGAAAGCGCGCATGGGCTGGCCCAACTGATGAAGGTCGCGCCCACCATGGGCAAGGATCAGTCAATCGTGCTGTGCCTGTCTGGCCGCGGCGACAAGGACGTGGAGAGCGTCGGCAAATATCTGGGGCTGCTCTAA
- a CDS encoding phosphoribosylanthranilate isomerase produces the protein MADPLIIKICGIKTTEILETAIEAGADMVGFVHFTRSPRHASVDAIADLISQARGRVETCVLLVNPDNSSVAEFAALGPDWIQLHGPESAHRVEAIRAEAGVEIMKALPIGSAEDVGHVADFVDIADRILLDAKPPKGADRPGGLGDTFDWALLKALDPSIPFMLSGGLTPETVAEAIKTVRPFGVDVSSGVESAPGVKDKALIEAFIRNARAAV, from the coding sequence CATCAAGACCACTGAAATTCTGGAAACGGCGATTGAAGCCGGAGCCGACATGGTGGGCTTTGTTCACTTCACGCGCTCGCCGCGCCATGCCAGCGTCGACGCCATTGCCGATCTGATCTCGCAGGCGCGCGGCCGGGTCGAAACCTGCGTGTTGCTGGTCAATCCCGACAATAGCTCGGTGGCGGAATTTGCCGCGCTGGGGCCTGACTGGATCCAGTTGCACGGGCCGGAATCGGCGCATCGCGTGGAAGCCATCCGCGCCGAAGCGGGCGTCGAGATCATGAAGGCGCTGCCGATCGGCTCGGCCGAGGATGTCGGCCATGTTGCCGATTTTGTCGACATTGCCGACCGCATCCTGCTTGATGCCAAGCCACCCAAGGGCGCCGACCGCCCCGGCGGGCTGGGCGACACCTTTGACTGGGCGCTGCTCAAGGCGCTTGACCCATCCATCCCCTTCATGCTTTCCGGTGGCCTGACACCAGAGACAGTCGCGGAAGCCATCAAGACCGTACGCCCGTTCGGGGTGGATGTGTCTTCGGGAGTGGAGAGCGCGCCAGGGGTCAAAGACAAGGCGCTGATCGAGGCATTCATCCGAAACGCCCGCGCCGCCGTATAA